Part of the Canis lupus dingo isolate Sandy chromosome 14, ASM325472v2, whole genome shotgun sequence genome, gaaataaattaaaCCCCAAAGTAAAAGCTTAAACGGTTTAAGAATTAGAAgattatatacatttacatttgtGTTTACTCATCTATCAAATTCAGAGATACTAGGCAAGGATTGATCTCATTGAGCAAATAAAGATATATACTTAAATACAGGTTTGTTACTTTTGAGTGTGATTACCTATtataaacacaaaggaaaatgtaagTTGAGGTCTGTCAAAAGATAAATGATTAATGATTTTCATTAACATGAAGGACTGATGAATCCACAATATAAAACTCCATCATTATTAAATACCACATCAGTAAAGctgaaaataacatttactgaatgcttctATGGGTCAGTACTGTATAGGAAGTTCCCAACTCTTCTAACCTTTATTTTAACTACAGGGAAACCATGGCTTTGAGATGGTTACCTATCTTAAGTGGCAGAGTGGGATGTAAcccaggtgctttttttttttttaagtagggtccacacccagcatggagcccaataaggggcttgaactcatgaccctgagatcagggtcctgagattagatcaagagtgggatgcttaaccgactgaggcacccaggcacccctgacccAGGTGCTCTTAACCATTACAACAAACATCCCAGGAGCAATTACTAGCCTTAATTTCAGcctcaaataaatcttacttCAAACATTCTGGCCAAATTCCTAAACCATATCCTAACTAACACGACTCTGGAGGAAGACTAGAGGTGTTTTATTTCTAAGTCTTGCTGATTAAAAATGTGGTTGCTAGTAATATgacatgtaaaataaaactgcattacAAAATAACTTGAATAttctatgaagttttttttttaagtatttccctTTGCCTAGGAAAAAGCCAAACACTCATCTATTTCTAATTctcaaaagtatattaaaatcttCCATTAAACCTCAAATATTTGTGCATATGgttgatataaaaatgaacttttcatCTATGAAAGTCTCCTTCTCAGTGGTAATGagcattcaaaataaagaaaacagatcttCCTTGGCCTTACATAGACAATGGGAACAATGATTCTCTTAGTTAACCTCAgtgttcatgtattttgtctAAATAATGTTTTACTAATTACTCCTCCATGTTTGTTAAAGTATTGCATTTTGTGTATGGAGTCATTTCAACCAACATTTGCTGACCACATAGAAGGTGCCATCTGGGTGAAAGAGGACAGACACTAAGACCAATGTGGTTCTAACTCCTAGGAACCCAACAATTTAGCAAGGGAAGCAGACAAGTAAATCATGAGCTAATATTTAGATAAgtattatacaaataaatttatgCACAAACAACAAACTTGAcattaatgaataataaattctatattaataaaacatttatattaatagTAATCCTAGCAGATATGTCCTAGCAGTTTTGTCCCTTTCAGGGTCCAGTACAGGTAAGCCAGGAAGGCCTCTCTAGTCAGTTTCCACAACACAAGCAGCATGGTATATGAAATTCTAAAACTGAACAACCCTTTCCAGGCACTCTATCAATTCTCCCCTAAATCTCAAATACCACTGGAAGAAAACTAGAAGATGCCCCTAATGacggaaaagaatgaaaaagcacACCAGAGAGGACAGAGCACTACTAATAAGGTGTATGGTGAAGAAATGAAAACGCAGGGGGTGGCTTCTCCATCCAGAATGCAACTTTGAAGGGTCAACTCTTCGTGGGATAACTGAAGCCAAAAAAAGGTACAATAAAAAGTCACATTCTAGTCCTACCTCTGGATCCTCAGCCACCTGGGGCACAAAAATGCTATTTCCCATCTTGCAGATCCTATCTAAAAGTCCTACCAAAAGATGCAATGTGATATTAATTCCTGTCCAAAAAAACACCAAGAGGTCAGAGGCAATTAATTAAGTTAATCCAACTCTTTCTTGTTGGCAGCTACTTTAGGTGCTTACAGGACAAAATGTAATGTAAATCAACAACAAGCATAAGTAAGGCAGAGAATGATGCACACAAACAAGTATTCAGAGAGTTTTCAGCTAGAAGGGGGAAAAGATTTAAGGAAGTGATGACATTTGAGATTGGGCTTTTCTAGACATAGGTTTTCACCAACCTATGGAAACAagagaaagagcattccaggttAAGGGAGCACAAGCATTGGGATAAAGGCATGAAAATACGTGGTTTATTCTGCGGCAGCATGCAGTATATGGTAGCTGGAACAAGTTCTCACAGAAGAAAGAAGTGAGGTAAAGAAGATGAcacagaaaagattaaaaattagcAGTTAATTGTTCACTTGCCAAATACTCATAACActttatatacaatatttttattcaatcctCATGAATACTTTATGAAGTGAATATTATACCCAACttacaaaaaaggaaacttcACTCCAGAAAGGCTAATGGCCTCTTGGGAAAAGGTATTAGATGATAATTTCCAGTACCTGGAAAATGTTCACATTACTTGACCAGGTAGTCCCTTCTCTGATGTTTCCTAAGGTAAGAAATCCCTATGAAAAGAACTGCTCTCAGGTCATCTGGCTAGTAAATAGCAGATACATTACCTCaagtccccattttacagttcaAAAGGGAGAggctaagaaaaagaaacatagtgGAGATCTCTGAAAGCAGTTTTAAGAAGCCACACCACAAATGGTTAAAGGGAGAGGAAAGTGAAGAAAAGCAGCAGCAAATTACTAAAGAATGTTATCAGGGAAAAAGAGAGTAACTacagaaatgaacaaattgaggggctcctggctggctcagtcattacagcatgtgattcttaatctcagggttttaagttcaagccccacattgggtgtagatattacttaaaaacaaaatcttagaaatgGACAAGTCGAGGGCACATACACTAGAAACTTATAAGAAAAACCCCTTCCTCTGATAAAGGAGAGGTCAGTTAGACAGAGCGGGTGAAGGAAAATTCCTATCAGATGCCACCACGATAAGAAAAGAGGTAAGATTATCTGGGAAAGCCCACAGGACCCAGTGGAAAGAGTGTAGACTTTGGAGACAGATATACTTCACCACCTATCAATTAGGTGACCTGCTCTGAAGTACTGAAGTGACAACTAGAGATACTGTATATAAAGCACCTAAAACAGTTAACTATGAAAAGTACCTGTTATAAGTATTACTATTACTTTCTGcccattctagaaaaaaaaagtggcttaGAGTAGGaatctgaagaaacagaaaacctagaAGAGCCAATGCAAAGTCTATTAGGGCAATCCAAAAGAAAGATCTGTAAGACAGAGGGTCAAGATGAAATCACATAGCACCTGTACAGGTCCTGGTCACCAACGTGACATAAATATCAGTCTTTCCTACAAAGCAAACCTGCCTGTttctgattatatatatgtatgtacatatagacacatacacatacagcTTTCacaagtatacatatatacatacacttgtGAGTACATGAAtatgtatggtgtgtgtgtaaaattttcACAAGTGCTTATCCAACACTGTCAAGACTGTTTCTGAGAAAGAAATCTGACAATGCATTTTCAGAGtcataaatgtttatatactTTGACTTACTATACCCATGAGaatttataaggaaataaatcaaaaccTATAAAATCTATCTAAATATCCATTGTACTGTTATGTaaactgaaaaactgaaaaacctAAGTGAtcaacaaaagttaaaaacatggGATACCAACTGTAGTTTtaggtgaagaaaacaaaatcctacaTATTCTTGTTAGAATGATCTAAAAGACTGTACTTACCTGAATGAGAAAACAGAACTATGGATAATTAAAGAGTTCATTCACCTCTCAAAATGGTAGGATGATTAGTTTTTTCTTGTAAATATGTTTCATTACAGTTACAATGTGGTAGAGTAAGTACAAAGTAGGAAGGAGATAGAAAGCAATTAACCTAATAACAAAAGCTAAACTGTTCTGCAAACTGCTGCAGTTTCCCAACAGCCCAAAACTATACTGACTAGTACAGCCCCATTACAATGCCTACAACTATGATTCTTGCTTCCCAGTGATCTAATAATTGAACTAATTTACTAAGtactaataaatgaatatttgccctgaaatatttctttgtaaGAGCAGTACCTCAAAACAGTCGGTTCGGGCATTCCAGGGTCTGCACCTCTCTTGAATCCTGGggtagagggggaaggagagagaaacagaataaattatAACTTAAAAACCCTAGCAGACATAACATTTATAATCGTTTCTCTTCAACCTACAGTAGCTAGAATGATCTACTAAATCTAAATTTACCTGTGTGCTACAGAacagtcttgttttgttttttttttaagattttatttatttattcatgagcagcACACAGAGAAAgccatagacacaggcagagggagaagcaggctctgcagggagcccgacgtgggactcgatcccaggaccccaggatcacaccctgggccgaaggcagatactcagccgctgagccacccagacatccctagtcTTGAATTTTAACTAGAGTATGAGATTATGTCCAGGACTAATCAGTAGGGAGGACGAATAACCTTATTCTTATATAATTGTGTATATATTAGCACCATAGCCCAGAGCATACACTTTCATTCTTAGTCATTACCCAGAAAAAAGATGACACAGCTACCAAACTATACTGGATATAAAAACTACAAAGAgcaaaaaagacttttttaaaactaCACTTTTAATAAACAATTGAGGATACCTTATTTTATACCCCACAAACCCCTTTTTATAAAGCAACAAacgttggaagaaaaaaagagtgggaaaaaaaaccaaattattgtttaaaaaccTAATTAAGCCAACACATTTATTACAAGTATGATCATATAAAccttttgccatttaaaatatatttactaattAACTGGATAACATATGCTAATTTGCTGACTGATCAAAATTAGAGTGCATCAAGAACTGTGGGGGTATGAATTTTTACCCCATTTTCAAGACAACAAATTAGCCTGCCAGTTTCACAGATGCTGGTAGAAGACACAAAATCCTGAGTCAGAAACAAGGGAGAGTTTATTACTCCCAGCAGTAACTATAGttaaaatgtcatcatttttCGATAAAACTTGAGTTTAAGGAACCAGTCTGTTGTAATGGGCAGTGACCACTGTCTCCCCATTGCTCTAAAGGagatactattttcctttttttttttttttgagatactaTTTTCCAAGGCTGTTCACTCCACAAACATCCTTAAGAATATGGAACAAAGGGTGGTAAGAACCTCTGCCTCTTTTCTACAAGATTTGTAGAAATTCAAGACACCATGAAAAATTATCTTCCAGCAGGTGATTCACTAAAATCTTTGTGTTGGTCAGTTTCCAACAGATTCTTTATCATGTCACTGTCTGTTCTACTTTACAGCACTTTATGCGCGTGTACTCCCTGAAGCcctaaaagttatatataaatcACACAAGAAATTCAATCTgcagtttttaagtttttgtgaGAGTGtagatggagaagaaaaagaaactacctGGGAACTAggttagaaattaaattaaatttctaggatgtgagaagaaaaagacaatgatTAACAAGGAAAAAGTACTGAAAAGACAGTTCTAACATTACGGTCAACTGGAGTGGAAGCTAGGTTGAAAATCACGGTAATGGCAGTCCTAAGAACGAGAATACAGCCAGTgtgcacaaaaagaaaaataaactctagggtaggaaaaccaaacaaacaaacaaacaaacattctcTTCAGACCAAAACCCTTGATACACAGAATGTAGCAATCAGCTAGTTTTCTGGCGTAGAAAAGCAATcacaaaaaaagggagaaagatggAAAGGTATAGGTCAAGACTTATAGAGCAGCAAAGAAACCAGGGGAACCAAGAAGGCAAGAGCAGGCTATAAAAGgagccacacacacaaacaaaggaagaggaggaggaacaaagaaagggaagaatcAGAGTGCCCATATCTTTCTTAGCTAAAAGGAGAGCTGGTCCTAGTGCTTGACAATGAAGCTGGCCCTTCTACCATCAAGTAAACacttgaggggtgggggaggagatgggggaaCACAGCCTGCAAGAAGAGCAGGCTATCATAATTACCTGGTCCAATCCTGGACACTTATACAAAGTCGCTAAGATCTTGGAGGTTAATGCTTTAAAAGGGGGAGAGGGGTTGAAATGGATGGGAAAAAAAGGATCTTTTTTAAGTCCTCATAGAAGTCCCCAGATAATCCGATGGTTTGCGAATttcatggggaaactgagccacagCCACCTGGAAAACATCCGGCATAATCAAAGGCTCCATCAAGATTAAGAGCGACTGTGCTTTACCTGGAACAACGCAGGACACCTAAGACAAATAGGAAGGACTCTTTTAAAGAGTGTGAAATTGAGTCTTAACAAAATTTCAAACTTTGTGCCAACTGACAGCTGGGGCTTTTTCCTTACCACtactgttgtacacctgaaactaacataacattgtgtcTCCTACACTTTGATggttcaagaaattaaaaattgccCATGGCTAGAAATAGGATAAAATCCCAATGTGCAGCCCTATAGGTGAAAATATTTGCCTGGGCCGTCCATTTCTGTTAGGAAGACCGTTAGGTTTGAGGTAGGTGTTAAGGAGAGTAACTACCATGACTTCAAGTGCCTTAACCTCAGATGCGAGGCCTTTTGGCCAAGCGTCTGCGATTTCATATCGTTGGAGCCTTCGCTGTATCCCTGGGGGTTGCAGCTTTCTAGAAGTTTGCTGTGGCCGAACCAAGAAAGAAGGCATATGCAGATTTCTACAGAAATTATGATTCCATGAAAGATTCTGAGGAGATGAAGAAGGCCGATATCTTTCAGAGTGCAAAGTGAATTTGGAATATAAAGAATGTCTTTGGATTGCGTTTCATTGAAGCTTGTCACTGACTGTCCGGGGTCCCTGAGCTAAGAAACACGAACACTGGGTTATGGAATAGTTTCTCTtaataaacaactaaaaaataaaaaaataaaataaaaaacttttcaaaaaaattttaaaaaaaaagaaaatatttgcctgGCACTTAACAAATCTTTGCGGTACagcatagtggttaagagtaTGGTCGGGGTGCCCTGGGTGGCTCGTCCCTGGCTTTGGCgccaccttcgacccagggcgtgaccctggagacccgggatcgggatcgagtcccacgtcgggctccccgcagtctgcttctccctctgcctgtgtctctgcctctctctttgtgtctctcatgaataaataaataaaatcttaaagaaaaaaaaaaaaaaagggtatggGCCCTGGTGCCCCGTTACTTGAGTTCATAGCTCCCCGGTGAACAGCTCTGTGGCCTTCAGCAAGCAACGAAATTTCTCTGACTCgattttctcacctataaaatgggatcTATGACAAAAATCATCCAAACTGTTCGCCGTACAGCTTCTCAGCTGGCAGAGAGAAATCCAACACAGACCGTCGCACTCAGGCTCCAAGGCAGCAGCACACCCCCGAGGTCTACAGGCCTCTTTCCACTTAGGACCGACCACCTGAAGAGGGGAGGACAAACGGCCCgacgcccaccccccacccccagtaacCGAGGGAATGAGCCGCTTTCAAACACATCGAGGTCGTCTACGTCTCCCACCTATCCTCACAGGTAGAGATCACCTCCGTTTTACACGTGGAAAAACGGAATGGGAAGGATTACGTGACTTGTCAAAGACCGTTAAGAAACAGTAAAGAACAGAACAGGGGCTCGAACTCCGGTTAGAGCGACCCCCCTGACTAGACAAGCATCCAAGGCCGTGCGCCGCGTGGTCCGGCCTCCCTCTCCCGCCCTGGAAGCCAAAACATGAAGGCGAGGCCTCCACACGCCCTTTCCTCCCGGCTTCTCCCAGGTTCTCCTACTGACCCAGGTAAATCACGAGAGGAATAAAGCCCCAGCGGATGGCAAACTGGCCGCCCTTAAAGAGCTGCTGCAGCCTTTGCTTGGCCTCTTTGCTCAGCTTCACCATGGCGACGGCAAGGGCGGCGCAGCGACAACTCTCTACCCCAGCGGCAGCGTAGGGAACGCCGAACAAGGAAAGAGATGCGCACGCGCCAAACACGGCATTTACGGCAGGAGTCGTGAGCGTCGCCGGCAAAGGTCGTAATTCACTGCCCGACCTGACCCGCCTCAGGCGCCACCTGCGGACGGCGCATGCGTGGCTCATCCCAACCCACCCTCCGTCCCGCGTCTGCTGAAAGTCTGAATTTTACTTTCCTTACGTTTTAGGAATCGCCTGTTTTGGCTGATTGTGGGATACTGGAGGCAGTGCTCTTGAGCCTCCTTCAGCCTGGAATGCCCTTTCTCTTCCCACagtattacctattttttttaaggtgcaCCTCCAGGTGTTCCTCGCTTGATGCAGGAGGAACATTAAATTCAAAAGGAGTGtgggttttgttggtttgttttgttttgttttgttttgtttccggCTCTTAGTCTGACTTGCTGTGTAAT contains:
- the TOMM7 gene encoding mitochondrial import receptor subunit TOM7 homolog isoform X2, whose product is MVKLSKEAKQRLQQLFKGGQFAIRWGFIPLVIYLGFKRGADPGMPEPTVLSLLWG
- the TOMM7 gene encoding mitochondrial import receptor subunit TOM7 homolog isoform X1, whose protein sequence is MVKLSKEAKQRLQQLFKGGQFAIRWGFIPLVIYLGQIQERCRPWNARTDCFELTLGIKVTWIWKQSMDRNNMEGVRSGWDKRWDTVQTFTG